In Paracoccaceae bacterium Fryx2, a single genomic region encodes these proteins:
- the pgsA gene encoding CDP-diacylglycerol--glycerol-3-phosphate 3-phosphatidyltransferase — translation MTWNIPNILTLLRLIAAPGVAIMFLYFHRPYADWFALALFVLAAITDFFDGYLARLWKQESRFGAMLDPIADKAMVVIALVIITGYSGMNPWLILPVTIILFREVFVSGLREFLGAKAGLLKVTNLAKWKTTAQMVAIAVLFLGTGLEHVEGIARQGMTVDQYAEAVTAGIADPLRSCGTRGCSSLATLVGLWLIWIAAGLTFLTGYDYFRKSLPYLKDEP, via the coding sequence ATGACGTGGAACATTCCGAACATCCTCACGCTCCTCCGTCTGATCGCAGCCCCCGGCGTCGCGATCATGTTCCTGTATTTCCACCGCCCCTACGCCGACTGGTTCGCGCTGGCCCTGTTCGTGCTGGCCGCCATCACCGATTTCTTCGACGGCTACCTCGCCCGGCTGTGGAAACAGGAATCCCGCTTCGGCGCCATGCTCGACCCGATCGCCGACAAGGCGATGGTGGTGATCGCCCTCGTGATCATCACCGGCTACTCCGGGATGAACCCCTGGCTGATCCTGCCCGTCACCATCATCCTGTTCCGCGAGGTCTTCGTGTCGGGCCTGCGCGAATTCCTCGGCGCGAAGGCGGGCCTGCTGAAGGTGACAAACCTCGCCAAGTGGAAGACCACGGCCCAGATGGTGGCGATTGCGGTGCTGTTCCTCGGCACCGGGCTGGAACACGTCGAAGGCATCGCCCGCCAGGGCATGACCGTCGATCAGTATGCCGAGGCGGTGACGGCCGGCATCGCCGACCCGCTGCGTTCCTGCGGCACGCGCGGCTGTTCCTCGCTGGCGACGCTCGTCGGCCTCTGGCTGATCTGGATCGCGGCGGGGCTGACGTTCCTCACCGGTTACGACTACTTCCGCAAATCCCTGCCCTACCTGAAGGACGAGCCATGA
- a CDS encoding molybdenum cofactor biosynthesis protein MoaE, whose amino-acid sequence MRIAVQAEAFDIGAETAAFAAGVTGVGAIVTFTGIVRNTATGDLLAMEIEHYPGMTERAITAIAGQAATRWSLRDCLVIHRHGRLPPGAPIMMVATAAPHRAEAFAAADFLMDYLKSRAPFWKREITASGATWVAAKACDEDALTRW is encoded by the coding sequence ATGCGGATCGCCGTGCAGGCCGAAGCCTTCGACATCGGTGCCGAAACCGCCGCCTTCGCTGCTGGCGTGACCGGGGTCGGGGCCATCGTCACCTTCACCGGCATCGTGCGCAACACCGCCACCGGCGACCTGCTGGCGATGGAGATCGAGCATTACCCCGGCATGACCGAACGCGCCATCACCGCCATCGCCGGGCAGGCCGCAACCCGCTGGTCGCTGCGCGACTGCCTGGTGATCCACCGCCACGGCCGCCTGCCCCCCGGCGCGCCGATCATGATGGTCGCCACGGCCGCCCCGCACCGCGCCGAGGCGTTCGCGGCTGCCGACTTCCTGATGGACTACCTGAAATCCCGCGCGCCCTTCTGGAAGCGCGAGATCACCGCCTCCGGTGCCACCTGGGTCGCGGCGAAAGCCTGCGACGAAGACGCCCTCACCCGCTGGTGA
- the moaD gene encoding molybdopterin converting factor subunit 1, with translation MIDVLYFAWVRERIGLPRERIETEAATVADLVAELAAREDRYAVAFADLAALRVALDQELADFSAPLAGVREVAFFPPMTGG, from the coding sequence ATGATCGACGTGCTCTACTTCGCCTGGGTCCGCGAACGCATCGGCCTGCCGCGCGAACGGATCGAGACCGAAGCCGCCACCGTCGCCGATCTCGTCGCCGAACTGGCCGCCCGCGAGGACCGCTACGCCGTGGCCTTCGCCGACCTTGCTGCGCTGCGCGTGGCGCTTGACCAGGAACTCGCCGACTTCTCGGCCCCGCTCGCCGGGGTGCGCGAGGTCGCCTTCTTCCCGCCTATGACCGGGGGCTGA